In the Oncorhynchus nerka isolate Pitt River linkage group LG2, Oner_Uvic_2.0, whole genome shotgun sequence genome, one interval contains:
- the LOC115136492 gene encoding cytokine-inducible SH2-containing protein-like isoform X2 yields the protein MRTGSVSSPHCIHSTSPQWDPTKDLRTIANNTFYLDTSGWYWGAITAGQAHEALQAASEGAFLIRDSSHPLYMLTLSVRTARGPTSIRIQYSGARFLLDSSSPARPSLLSFPDVPSMVQYYVGPGRKVQQGKVEETHGGKPAQRTVQESTVLLKLKRALHKPQAFPSLQHLARLTINCSTDCPDQLPLPRPLVRFLQDYPFQV from the exons ATGAGGACAGGGAGCGTCTCCTCCCCTCACTGCATTCACAGCACCTCTCCGCAGTGGGACCCCACTAAAGACCTGCGCACCATCGCCAACAACACATTCTACCTTGATACCTCAG GCTGGTACTGGGGAGCCATCACAGCAGGTCAGGCCCATGAAGCTCTGCAGGCAGCGTCAGAAGGGGCCTTTCTGATTCGAGACAGCAGCCATCCCCTGTACATGCTGACCCTGTCTGTTAGGACTGCCCGTGGCCCCACCAGTATACGCATCCAGTACAGTGGAGCCCGGTTTCTGCTAGACTCCAGCTCGCCAGCCCGACCCAGCCTTCTGTCCTTCCCTGATGTGCCGAGCATGGTGCAGTACTATGTGGGACCAGGGAGGAAGGTGCAGCAGGGGAAGGTGGAGGAAACTCATGGTGGCAAGCCTGCCCAGAGGACAGTTCAGGAGAGCACAGTACTGCTGAAGCTCAAGCGGGCCCTGCACAAGCCCCAGGCCTTCCCCTCCCTACAGCACCTTGCACGCCTCACCATCAACTGCAGCACAGACTGTCCTGACCAACTGCCTCTGCCACGCCCACTGGTGCGCTTCCTGCAGGACTACCCGTTCCAGGTATGA
- the LOC115136492 gene encoding cytokine-inducible SH2-containing protein-like isoform X1, translating into MILCVQSPRPLLSGTPTEGHLGMRTGSVSSPHCIHSTSPQWDPTKDLRTIANNTFYLDTSGWYWGAITAGQAHEALQAASEGAFLIRDSSHPLYMLTLSVRTARGPTSIRIQYSGARFLLDSSSPARPSLLSFPDVPSMVQYYVGPGRKVQQGKVEETHGGKPAQRTVQESTVLLKLKRALHKPQAFPSLQHLARLTINCSTDCPDQLPLPRPLVRFLQDYPFQV; encoded by the exons ATGATTCTTTGTGTTCAGAG CCCTAGACCACTGCTGTCTGGTACACCCACAGAGGGCCATCTAGGAATGAGGACAGGGAGCGTCTCCTCCCCTCACTGCATTCACAGCACCTCTCCGCAGTGGGACCCCACTAAAGACCTGCGCACCATCGCCAACAACACATTCTACCTTGATACCTCAG GCTGGTACTGGGGAGCCATCACAGCAGGTCAGGCCCATGAAGCTCTGCAGGCAGCGTCAGAAGGGGCCTTTCTGATTCGAGACAGCAGCCATCCCCTGTACATGCTGACCCTGTCTGTTAGGACTGCCCGTGGCCCCACCAGTATACGCATCCAGTACAGTGGAGCCCGGTTTCTGCTAGACTCCAGCTCGCCAGCCCGACCCAGCCTTCTGTCCTTCCCTGATGTGCCGAGCATGGTGCAGTACTATGTGGGACCAGGGAGGAAGGTGCAGCAGGGGAAGGTGGAGGAAACTCATGGTGGCAAGCCTGCCCAGAGGACAGTTCAGGAGAGCACAGTACTGCTGAAGCTCAAGCGGGCCCTGCACAAGCCCCAGGCCTTCCCCTCCCTACAGCACCTTGCACGCCTCACCATCAACTGCAGCACAGACTGTCCTGACCAACTGCCTCTGCCACGCCCACTGGTGCGCTTCCTGCAGGACTACCCGTTCCAGGTATGA
- the LOC115136564 gene encoding twinfilin-2 isoform X1 codes for MFLVLVVTPELREFLARARGGAVRLIKVRIQDEQLVLGAFREPTQSWDQDYDHFLLPLLDDQEPCYILYRLDSQNAQGYEWIFISWSPDQSPVRQKMLYAATRATVKKEFGGGHVKDEMFGTVEEDICLEGYHRHVSSSSGPAPLTAAEQELRRIKINEGRVKQVKTETSVESKHQTLQGLAFPLQEEAKQALQQLAQKGINYIQLKLDTEKETIELVHSDPTETRELPCRVPTDTPRYHFFLYKHSHEGDYLESVVFIYSMPGYSCSIKERMLYSSCKSRLLDEVEKDYHLEVAKKMEIDSGDELTEEFLYDEVHPKQQAFKQAFAKPRGPAGKRGNKRLIKGPATRESRPES; via the exons aacagctggtgcttggGGCATTCAGAGAGCCGACACAGAGCTGGGACCAGGACTATGACCACTTCCTACTTCCTCTGCTGGACGACCAGGAGCCTTGCTACATCCTATACCGCCTCGACTCCCAGAATGCCCAGGGATATGAGTGGATCTTCATCTCCTGGTCTCCTGACCAATCTCCA GTGAGACAGAAGATGCTGTACGCTGCCACCCGTGCCACAGTGAAGAAAGAGTTTGGTGGTGGTCATGTGAAGGATGAGATGTTTGGCACAGTGGAG GAGGACATCTGTCTCGAGGGCTACCACCGTCACGTGTCCTCCAGCTCCGGCCCTGCCCCACTCACAGCTGCTGAACAGGAGCTGCGGAGAATCAAAATCAACGAG GGAAGGGTTAAGCAG GTGAAAACAGAGACCAGTGTGGAGAGTAAGCACCAAACACTGCAGGGCCTTGCTTTCCCACTGCAGGAGGAAGCCAAACAGGCACTACAACAACTTGCACAGAAAGGCATCAACTACATACAGCTG AAGttggacacagagaaagagactatagagcTGGTCCATTCTGACCCGACAGAGACCCGTGAGCTGCCTTGCAGGGTTCCCACGGACACGCCCAGATATCACTTCTTCCTCTATAAACACTCTCACGAAGGGGACTACTTGGAATCTGTTG tGTTCATCTACTCCATGCCAGGGTACAGCTGTAGCATTAAGGAGCGGATGCTGTACTCCAGTTGTAAGAGTCGACTGCTGGATGAGGTGGAGAAGGATTACCATCTGGAGGTTGCCAAGAAG ATGGAGATTGACAGTGGGGATGAGTTGACAGAGGAGTTCCTGTATGATGAGGTCCATCCTAAGCAGCAGGCTTTCAAGCAGGCCTTCGCCAAGCCTCGTGGCCCAGCAGGGAAGAGAGGCAACAAGCGTCTCATCAAGGGCCCAGCGACTAGGGAGAGCAGGccggagagctag
- the LOC115136564 gene encoding twinfilin-2 isoform X2, with protein sequence MFLVLVVTPELREFLARARGGAVRLIKVRIQDEQLVLGAFREPTQSWDQDYDHFLLPLLDDQEPCYILYRLDSQNAQGYEWIFISWSPDQSPVRQKMLYAATRATVKKEFGGGHVKDEMFGTVEEDICLEGYHRHVSSSSGPAPLTAAEQELRRIKINEVKTETSVESKHQTLQGLAFPLQEEAKQALQQLAQKGINYIQLKLDTEKETIELVHSDPTETRELPCRVPTDTPRYHFFLYKHSHEGDYLESVVFIYSMPGYSCSIKERMLYSSCKSRLLDEVEKDYHLEVAKKMEIDSGDELTEEFLYDEVHPKQQAFKQAFAKPRGPAGKRGNKRLIKGPATRESRPES encoded by the exons aacagctggtgcttggGGCATTCAGAGAGCCGACACAGAGCTGGGACCAGGACTATGACCACTTCCTACTTCCTCTGCTGGACGACCAGGAGCCTTGCTACATCCTATACCGCCTCGACTCCCAGAATGCCCAGGGATATGAGTGGATCTTCATCTCCTGGTCTCCTGACCAATCTCCA GTGAGACAGAAGATGCTGTACGCTGCCACCCGTGCCACAGTGAAGAAAGAGTTTGGTGGTGGTCATGTGAAGGATGAGATGTTTGGCACAGTGGAG GAGGACATCTGTCTCGAGGGCTACCACCGTCACGTGTCCTCCAGCTCCGGCCCTGCCCCACTCACAGCTGCTGAACAGGAGCTGCGGAGAATCAAAATCAACGAG GTGAAAACAGAGACCAGTGTGGAGAGTAAGCACCAAACACTGCAGGGCCTTGCTTTCCCACTGCAGGAGGAAGCCAAACAGGCACTACAACAACTTGCACAGAAAGGCATCAACTACATACAGCTG AAGttggacacagagaaagagactatagagcTGGTCCATTCTGACCCGACAGAGACCCGTGAGCTGCCTTGCAGGGTTCCCACGGACACGCCCAGATATCACTTCTTCCTCTATAAACACTCTCACGAAGGGGACTACTTGGAATCTGTTG tGTTCATCTACTCCATGCCAGGGTACAGCTGTAGCATTAAGGAGCGGATGCTGTACTCCAGTTGTAAGAGTCGACTGCTGGATGAGGTGGAGAAGGATTACCATCTGGAGGTTGCCAAGAAG ATGGAGATTGACAGTGGGGATGAGTTGACAGAGGAGTTCCTGTATGATGAGGTCCATCCTAAGCAGCAGGCTTTCAAGCAGGCCTTCGCCAAGCCTCGTGGCCCAGCAGGGAAGAGAGGCAACAAGCGTCTCATCAAGGGCCCAGCGACTAGGGAGAGCAGGccggagagctag